From a single Leptidea sinapis chromosome 1, ilLepSina1.1, whole genome shotgun sequence genomic region:
- the LOC126975124 gene encoding proteasome-associated protein ECM29 homolog — protein sequence MLADSAARHSLDELRARAATHHYTTDTVLECMPFIDIEVMKEMLPKILELTKSPQLGTKIACTHLLVLAAHYLRSDLEPIAGKIMTTLLNGTFDRNPTVRKNYAEALGQVSAHAKPQSVEKLMRKLVNLYETKEDDSTRSSVALTLKAVAKAKIEHIKDNEGILAPLVYLAMHAPKDNESNAVEIYEEIWTDISPGRETGIRTHLAAIREEIEKALISNSWTKKIQAAEAIKSICSGLSSGVGAEREPLLRSLLAAVHGKTFDGKRHLVEAIAALCEVKDGEVVAPALLTECVDALVAEARKHEPAYKRHAVRALGAALAHSRCQRFRQVYDIVKPILAKNELSMEKDSDTEDRESGRERREQLRELKEAAYDLLASAWPEDADTQENYQEVYFEHCSQSYPCSSRSTQLAILSSMSRVLDRLVVLAGGPKDPEHVAAERAVRALTHHVAAVVDYTLKNSNQVRHRRDALQLMETLIKRLKNLNKGDELKKLHDIYQTYAQDLSKDSSYELRSKIDSIKVYFR from the exons ATGCTGGCAGACAGCGCCGCGCGGCACTCGCTGGACGAGCTGCGGGCCAGGGCCGCCACGCACCACTACACCACCGACACGGTGCTCGAG TGTATGCCTTTCATCGACATCGAAGTAATGAAGGAAATGTTACCGAAAATTCTAGAACTGACAAAATCACCGCAATTAGGAACCAAAATCGCGTGTACACATCTATTGGTTCTAGCTGCGCACTACTTGAGGAGCGATTTGGAACCGATCGCGGGGAAAATTATGACGACATTGCTCAATGGAACCTTTGATAGAAATCCAACAGTTCGCAAAAACTATGCGGAGGCTCTGGGGCAAGTGTCGGCGCATGctaaa CCTCAGTCTGTGGAGAAGCTAATGCGAAAACTAGTTAACCTGTACGAGACGAAAGAGGACGACTCGACACGCTCTTCCGTCGCGCTCACACTCAAGGCGGTCGCCAAGGCCAAGATCGAACACATAAAGGACAATGAGGGGATTCTGGCTCCATTGGTGTATCTGGCCATGCACGCACCTAAAGATAATG AATCAAATGCCGTGGAGATATACGAAGAAATATGGACGGACATAAGTCCAGGGAGAGAAACTGGTATAAGAACACACTTGGCCGCTATCCGTGAAGAGATCGAGAAGGCTCTCATTTCTAATAGTTGGACAAAGAAAATACAG GCAGCTGAAGCCATCAAATCAATCTGCTCCGGTCTGTCGAGCGGTGTCGGCGCGGAGCGGGAGCCGTTGTTGCGGTCCCTGCTGGCCGCCGTGCACGGGAAGACCTTTGACGGGAAGCGACATCTAGTGGAAGCTATAGCGGCGCTGTGCGA AGTGAAGGACGGCGAGGTGGTCGCGCCCGCGCTGCTGACGGAGTGTGTGGACGCGCTCGTGGCGGAGGCCCGCAAGCACGAGCCGGCCTACAAGCGACACGCCGTGCGGGCCCTGGGCGCCGCGCTCGCACACAGCCGCTGCCAGCGGTTCAGGCAGGTCTACGACATCGTCAAGCCCATCCTGGCCAAG AACGAGTTATCGATGGAGAAGGACTCGGACACAGAAGACAGAGAGAGCGGGCGGGAACGACGCGAGCAGCTCCGCGAGCTGAAGGAGGCGGCCTACGACCTGCTCGCGAGCGCGTGGCCCGAGGACGCGGACACGCAGG AAAATTATCAAGAAGTATACTTCGAGCACTGCTCTCAAAGCTACCCGTGCAGCTCTCGCTCCACGCAGCTGGCCATCTTGTCGTCAATGTCGCGAGTGTTGGACCGCCTCGTGGTGCTCGCGGGCGGGCCCAAGGACCCCGAGCACGTGGCCGCCGAGCGAGCCGTGCGCGCCCTCACCCACCACGTGGCCGCCGTCGTCGACTACACCCTCA AAAACAGCAACCAAGTAAGGCACAGGAGAGATGCGTTGCAACTGATGGAAACactcattaaaagattaaaaa ATCTCAACAAAGGTGATGAACTCAAAAAATTACACGACATATATCAGACCTATGCTCAAGACTTATCAAAAGACTCTTCGTACGAATTGCGATCCAAAATCGACAGTATCAaggtttattttagataa